A window of the Gossypium hirsutum isolate 1008001.06 chromosome A05, Gossypium_hirsutum_v2.1, whole genome shotgun sequence genome harbors these coding sequences:
- the LOC107956996 gene encoding UPF0481 protein At3g47200 has protein sequence MTIPVSDTVVDVESLVASMENKVMGSQLRLSPDYCIFRTPTILFRHSPNAYIPNCFAFGPFHRCQPNLKATEKIKVKYLRELLLRSSNPEAMLRECLNSVKEIKGKARDCYAGYIDLAEEEFLEMLVVDGCFIVELFRKDADVVAKENDDPIFSMSCMLQFLNHDLILLENQIPWLVLQLLFDKTKASTETKSLVELALQFFRTMFSYENPINPSLFFEKEIKHILDLLRLSLVLPSEEVELYERKKQLNKQPSEWQPIPSATRLNEAGVKFRRVVNVKSILDIKYSNGVLEIPSLLIQETTETIFRNLISYEQCLPHCKPVFTSYAKIMDNLIDTPHDMEILCKKVVLDNWLSPEDATHFFNKLYNDTYVKDFYYADLCNQLNDHCRKWLPKWRAAYVHNYFSKPWAIAAQIYAIIIFFLTVFQSFKK, from the coding sequence ATGACGATACCGGTTTCAGACACCGTGGTAGATGTTGAATCATTGGTAGCTTCCATGGAGAATAAGGTGATGGGCAGTCAACTTCGTTTATCACCTGATTACTGTATCTTTAGAACACCCACCATTCTCTTCAGGCACAGCCCCAACGCATACATTCCCAATTGTTTTGCCTTTGGGCCTTTTCACCGTTGCCAACCAAACTTGAAAGCAACAGAGAAAATCAAGGTCAAGTATTTACGAGAGCTCCTCCTCAGATCAAGCAACCCAGAAGCAATGTTAAGGGAATGCCTTAATTccgtcaaggaaatcaaaggaaAAGCTCGTGACTGTTACGCGGGGTACATTGATCTTGCAGAAGAAGAATTTCTTGAAATGTTGGTGGTGGATGGTTGCTTCATCGTCGAGCTGTTTCGAAAGGATGCTGATGTGGTGGCTAAAGAGAATGATGACCCAATTTTTTCAATGTCATGTATGCTTCAATTCCTCAACCATGACTTAATTTTGCTAGAAAACCAGATACCTTGGCTGGTGTTGCAGCTTTTGTTCGACAAAACCAAAGCCTCTACAGAAACCAAGTCCCTTGTTGAACTTGCCCTCCAATTTTTTAGAACCATGTTTTCATATGAAAACCCTATAAACCCTTCCCTCTTTTTCGAAAAAGAAATCAAACATATCCTTGATCTGCTAAGGTTGTCTTTGGTTTTACCATCCGAAGAAGTAGAGTTATATGAGAGGAAAAAGCAGTTAAATAAGCAACCCTCGGAATGGCAACCAATCCCATCTGCAACAAGACTGAATGAAGCAGGGGTAAAATTCCGAAGAGTAGTGAATGTGAAAAGCATTTTGGATATAAAGTACAGTAATGGTGTACTCGAAATCCCATCTTTGCTAATTCAAGAAACAACAGAGACCATCTTCCGGAACCTCATCAGCTACGAGCAATGCTTGCCCCATTGTAAGCCTGTTTTCACTTCCTACGCCAAGATCATGGACAACCTAATCGACACCCCACATGACATGGAAATATTATGTAAGAAGGTAGTTTTGGATAATTGGTTAAGCCCCGAGGATGCAACGCACTTCTTCAACAAGCTTTACAATGACACCTACGTGAAAGATTTCTATTATGCTGATCTATGCAACCAACTTAATGATCATTGCCGAAAATGGTTGCCCAAATGGCGTGCTGCTTATGTTCATAACTATTTTTCCAAGCCATGGGCTATTGCTGCTCAAATTTATgccattatcattttttttcttaccgtgttccaaagttttaaaaaatga